In the Chryseobacterium sp. MYb264 genome, one interval contains:
- a CDS encoding deoxyguanosinetriphosphate triphosphohydrolase yields MNVNQIFTNQRTGNNPHTKASRTDFQRDFDRIIFSSAFRRLQNKTQVFPLPGSVFVHNRLTHSLEVSSVGRSLGSVMGEFIHDEYKNDLTEDAKSFYLHNLGNVIAAACLCHDVGNPAFGHSGEDAIASYFERNESDLKPKFNEKEWADLVNFEGNANAIRVLAQQQQGKDAGGIQLTFSTLASIAKYPCEAIAKKKGIIHRKKFGFFQNEKDIFLEIAKGTNLISESEEPHIFKRHPFVWLVEAADDICYNIIDMEDAHRLGIVSTADCKNLFFELVKSETDDIKRVKDKLDSIGNENEQISYLRAKVINALINKSLELYRNNFTTILEGNLDKGLLDIYKSENSALQDIESFSIEKIYNHKAVVEIENAGYNVMYELLDHFIPSILKSKENRKSYDTKALKLLPKQFVYDEGTDYQKVLGVIDFVSGMTDNYATDLYRKIKGIDIGMTV; encoded by the coding sequence ATGAACGTAAACCAGATTTTCACCAATCAGCGTACAGGAAACAATCCACATACAAAAGCGTCCAGAACGGATTTTCAGAGAGATTTTGACAGAATCATTTTTTCATCGGCTTTTCGCAGACTGCAGAATAAAACGCAGGTTTTTCCACTTCCGGGCAGTGTTTTTGTACACAATCGTTTGACGCATTCGCTTGAGGTTTCGTCTGTTGGAAGAAGTTTGGGAAGTGTGATGGGGGAGTTTATTCATGACGAATATAAAAATGATCTCACGGAAGATGCTAAAAGTTTTTACCTTCATAATTTAGGAAATGTAATTGCGGCGGCTTGTTTGTGCCATGATGTTGGAAATCCGGCTTTTGGACATTCCGGAGAAGATGCGATTGCTAGTTATTTTGAAAGAAATGAATCAGATTTAAAGCCAAAATTCAACGAAAAGGAATGGGCCGATTTGGTGAATTTTGAAGGAAATGCCAATGCAATAAGGGTTTTAGCTCAGCAACAACAAGGGAAAGATGCGGGAGGAATTCAGTTGACATTTTCAACGTTGGCGAGTATTGCAAAATATCCTTGTGAAGCGATTGCGAAAAAGAAAGGAATTATTCATAGAAAAAAGTTCGGTTTTTTTCAAAATGAAAAGGATATTTTCTTAGAAATTGCAAAAGGAACGAATTTAATTTCAGAAAGCGAAGAACCGCATATTTTCAAAAGACATCCGTTCGTTTGGCTGGTAGAAGCGGCCGATGATATTTGTTACAATATTATCGACATGGAAGATGCTCATCGATTGGGAATTGTTTCCACGGCTGACTGTAAAAATTTGTTTTTCGAACTGGTAAAATCTGAAACGGATGATATCAAAAGAGTAAAAGATAAGCTGGATTCCATTGGAAATGAAAACGAACAAATTTCTTATTTAAGAGCGAAAGTAATTAATGCATTAATCAATAAATCACTTGAGCTTTATAGAAATAACTTTACAACAATTCTTGAAGGGAATTTAGATAAAGGACTTTTAGATATTTACAAATCTGAAAACAGCGCTTTACAGGACATAGAATCTTTTTCCATCGAAAAAATTTATAATCATAAAGCAGTTGTGGAAATCGAAAATGCTGGCTACAACGTAATGTATGAGTTGTTAGATCATTTTATTCCATCGATTTTAAAATCTAAAGAAAATAGAAAATCTTACGATACAAAAGCATTAAAATTACTTCCAAAACAATTCGTTTACGACGAAGGAACCGACTACCAAAAGGTTTTGGGCGTGATCGATTTTGTTTCCGGAATGACCGATAATTACGCAACCGACCTTTACCGAAAAATCAAAGGAATTGATATTGGAATGACGGTTTAA
- a CDS encoding DNA-formamidopyrimidine glycosylase family protein, with protein sequence MPEGPTIVLMKEDLQKFVGQRVIEVEGDSIKDKSGIKDEILREIKTFGKQTYLIFDTINIRIHLLMFGSYSLFEKKDQKDNLRLGLIFKDGGMYFYTCNVKLVDSKFLSKIDWEADVMSDEWNSTKAEKKLKSHPKMMVCDALMDQDIFSGVGNIIKNEALFRIGVHPESLIENLPPKKLEELIAEARNYSFDFKKWKKANILKKNFQVYHQKNCPKCGAKIIKKDTGSGKRTSFFCENDQKLY encoded by the coding sequence ATGCCTGAAGGTCCCACTATTGTTCTGATGAAAGAAGATCTGCAAAAATTTGTGGGTCAAAGAGTAATTGAAGTTGAGGGAGATTCGATTAAAGACAAATCTGGAATTAAAGATGAAATTTTACGGGAAATAAAAACATTCGGGAAGCAAACTTACCTTATTTTTGATACAATAAATATTCGAATTCATCTTCTGATGTTCGGTTCTTATAGCTTATTTGAGAAGAAAGATCAGAAAGACAATTTACGTTTAGGTTTGATTTTTAAAGATGGCGGAATGTATTTTTACACCTGCAATGTAAAACTTGTGGATTCTAAATTTTTATCAAAAATTGATTGGGAAGCTGATGTCATGAGTGATGAATGGAATTCTACAAAAGCTGAAAAAAAGTTAAAATCTCACCCAAAGATGATGGTCTGTGACGCCTTGATGGATCAGGATATTTTTTCGGGAGTCGGTAATATTATTAAGAATGAAGCATTGTTTAGAATTGGTGTCCATCCTGAAAGTCTCATTGAAAATTTACCTCCAAAAAAATTGGAAGAATTAATCGCTGAAGCCAGAAATTACAGTTTCGATTTCAAAAAATGGAAAAAAGCGAATATTCTGAAAAAGAATTTTCAAGTATATCATCAGAAAAACTGTCCGAAATGCGGTGCAAAAATCATAAAAAAAGACACAGGCTCTGGAAAACGAACAAGTTTTTTCTGTGAGAATGATCAAAAATTATATTAA
- a CDS encoding LytR/AlgR family response regulator transcription factor produces the protein MNCIIVDDEPLARAEMQSLIHEVSSIEISGNFSNVPAAMEFLKMNEIDLVFLDIEMPLISGLEFAESLPKNTLVIFTTAYSQYALKSYELDAVDYLLKPIDKQRLEKAINKAVLYKELLNETVKNTIESNTADFLFIKADRRYYKINFSDIKFIEGLKDYVVIHTQSQKLITAMNLKTIHQRIPTNLFLRVSKSYVVNMNFIDSFDNHNIYIADAEIPLGEVYKSEFFKAYSGGSLNFEN, from the coding sequence ATGAATTGTATAATTGTTGATGATGAACCTTTGGCAAGAGCCGAAATGCAGTCGTTGATTCATGAAGTTTCATCAATAGAAATTTCAGGAAACTTTTCCAACGTGCCTGCCGCAATGGAATTTTTAAAGATGAATGAGATTGATTTGGTTTTTCTAGACATCGAAATGCCTTTAATTTCAGGACTGGAGTTTGCCGAAAGTTTGCCTAAAAACACATTGGTGATTTTCACCACTGCTTATTCTCAATATGCATTGAAAAGTTATGAATTGGATGCTGTGGATTATTTATTGAAACCAATTGATAAACAAAGACTTGAAAAAGCGATCAATAAAGCAGTTTTATATAAAGAATTACTGAATGAAACCGTAAAAAATACTATAGAATCTAATACAGCTGATTTTTTATTCATAAAAGCAGATAGAAGATATTATAAAATTAATTTTTCGGATATTAAATTTATTGAAGGTTTAAAAGATTATGTGGTCATTCATACTCAAAGTCAGAAATTGATAACTGCCATGAATTTAAAGACGATTCATCAAAGAATTCCAACAAATCTGTTTTTAAGAGTAAGTAAATCGTATGTAGTAAATATGAATTTTATTGATTCTTTTGATAATCATAATATTTATATTGCCGATGCCGAGATTCCTTTAGGAGAAGTTTATAAATCTGAGTTTTTCAAAGCGTATTCCGGTGGTTCTTTGAATTTTGAAAATTAG
- a CDS encoding sensor histidine kinase has product MLGVVGLNVISFFFETFFSQYRIINIPNERERGGLYEGILMCIPIILTTTTIKLLQKWIKDNQRITELSNLTLRMELNELRNQINPHFLFNMLNNVKALIRTNPEKATTVIMKLSEFLRYQLYENGEEKTLLTSEIDFLSNFINLEKIRREDLSVDIYVNIDKRTLNSIFIPPNLFTTFVENAVKHSVDFDADENYIKINFKMENEKLYFECINSKNSKYLVSDKKSSGLGLINIKRRLELLYQNTYELDIISTDKEYFVTLMIPV; this is encoded by the coding sequence GTGTTAGGAGTTGTCGGGCTTAATGTCATTAGTTTTTTCTTTGAGACTTTTTTTTCGCAATATCGTATCATTAATATTCCCAATGAAAGGGAAAGAGGTGGTTTGTACGAAGGTATTCTCATGTGCATTCCCATTATTTTGACGACAACAACGATAAAGCTGCTTCAAAAATGGATCAAAGATAATCAGCGAATTACAGAATTGAGCAACCTTACTTTGAGAATGGAGTTGAACGAACTTAGGAATCAGATCAATCCGCATTTTCTTTTTAATATGCTGAATAATGTAAAAGCTTTAATTCGCACAAATCCTGAAAAAGCAACAACGGTTATCATGAAATTATCTGAATTTTTAAGATATCAGTTGTATGAAAACGGGGAAGAAAAAACGTTGCTTACGTCTGAAATCGATTTTTTGTCGAATTTTATTAATCTTGAAAAGATCCGAAGGGAAGATTTGTCTGTTGATATTTATGTGAATATTGATAAGCGTACGCTGAACAGTATTTTTATTCCGCCCAATCTTTTTACAACGTTTGTGGAGAATGCTGTAAAACATAGTGTAGATTTTGATGCCGATGAAAATTATATTAAGATTAATTTTAAAATGGAGAATGAAAAGCTATATTTTGAATGTATAAATTCAAAAAATTCTAAATATTTGGTTTCTGATAAAAAATCTAGTGGATTAGGATTGATTAATATCAAAAGAAGACTAGAATTATTATATCAAAATACGTACGAATTGGATATAATTTCCACTGATAAAGAATATTTTGTAACCTTAATGATCCCTGTATGA
- a CDS encoding DUF6268 family outer membrane beta-barrel protein has protein sequence MKTLRNALVPLAILPFKNTIHAQKKDSIPQKVMAFVTDKFPQTRDFNVEFTQLTPYQYSSQLHDADLPDNKVKNFQQVKANANIYFIKNRKWMFSTALQYRFTGMELENPISVFSEERGTKENFHYHSETFSVTHFSKLFNKVAIYSANVSVDGSDKHFERFRGMLTGSIVLKANAKTKMTLGVAVIVDPSAQVPALPIFTYENKFNNGWVADIILPKKVMIRKDIFLNGRISLGTEMDNTSFYIYQSDKTYEYRQLEINSGATYEHHLGGNFIGTFKTGLRMTPNARLFEKQESFKDYIFKAKYDPSFYFNIGISYNPFGKPRK, from the coding sequence ATGAAAACACTAAGAAATGCTTTGGTACCGCTGGCTATTTTGCCGTTTAAAAATACAATTCATGCTCAAAAGAAAGACAGTATTCCGCAAAAAGTAATGGCATTTGTAACGGATAAATTTCCGCAAACAAGAGATTTCAACGTAGAATTTACGCAACTTACGCCTTATCAATACAGTTCGCAACTTCATGATGCTGATCTTCCCGATAATAAAGTTAAAAATTTTCAACAGGTAAAAGCCAATGCCAATATTTATTTCATAAAAAATCGAAAATGGATGTTTAGCACAGCTTTACAATATCGTTTTACAGGAATGGAACTTGAAAATCCTATTTCGGTATTTTCTGAAGAAAGAGGAACAAAAGAAAATTTCCATTATCATTCTGAAACTTTTAGTGTAACGCACTTTTCAAAATTATTCAATAAAGTTGCCATTTATTCTGCCAATGTTTCGGTGGACGGAAGCGATAAACATTTTGAAAGATTCCGCGGAATGTTGACGGGAAGTATTGTTCTAAAAGCCAACGCAAAGACCAAAATGACGCTTGGAGTTGCGGTTATTGTAGATCCGAGCGCGCAGGTTCCGGCACTTCCGATATTCACCTATGAAAACAAATTCAATAATGGCTGGGTTGCAGATATTATATTGCCAAAGAAAGTCATGATTCGGAAAGATATTTTTTTGAACGGCAGAATTTCATTGGGAACTGAGATGGATAATACTTCATTTTATATTTATCAGTCGGATAAAACCTATGAATACAGGCAGTTGGAGATTAATTCCGGGGCAACATATGAGCACCATTTAGGCGGAAACTTCATCGGAACTTTTAAAACAGGACTTCGCATGACGCCTAATGCAAGACTTTTCGAAAAACAGGAATCTTTTAAGGATTATATATTTAAAGCGAAATACGATCCTTCATTTTATTTCAATATCGGAATTTCTTACAATCCTTTTGGGAAACCAAGAAAATAA
- a CDS encoding MepB family protein, whose product MIQEIQNIQDKVFKKLNLMISDFTKDLECDEYFGYNFKLNQFNIKFRKAKVTHKKIGQFVTLWKRNPDTKETEPFHYNDDFDFYIIYTEHENNQGLFLFSKKVLIQHHILTIESKEGKRGFRVYPKWDIAENKQAIKTQNWQVQSFIDLSELEDEVFKTTNNILFNNPLDKN is encoded by the coding sequence ATGATTCAGGAAATTCAGAATATTCAGGATAAAGTATTCAAAAAATTAAACCTAATGATTTCAGATTTCACTAAAGACTTGGAATGTGATGAATATTTTGGTTATAATTTTAAACTTAATCAATTCAATATAAAATTCAGAAAAGCGAAAGTAACTCATAAGAAAATCGGACAGTTTGTAACGCTATGGAAAAGAAATCCCGACACCAAAGAAACCGAACCTTTTCACTATAATGATGATTTCGATTTTTACATTATTTACACCGAACACGAAAATAATCAAGGTCTTTTCCTTTTCAGCAAGAAAGTTTTAATTCAACATCACATTTTAACGATAGAATCGAAAGAAGGAAAACGAGGCTTCAGAGTATATCCGAAATGGGATATTGCAGAAAACAAACAGGCAATAAAAACTCAAAACTGGCAAGTTCAGTCTTTTATTGATTTATCTGAATTAGAAGATGAAGTTTTCAAAACAACCAATAACATTCTATTTAACAACCCCTTAGACAAAAATTAA
- a CDS encoding thioredoxin family protein, producing MKKSVFYHAGCPVCVSAEHDIINLVGAENVEVVHFGEDKSRIEEAEKAGVKSVPALVTPNGNVLHINFGASMEDVKA from the coding sequence ATGAAAAAATCAGTTTTTTATCACGCGGGTTGTCCGGTTTGCGTAAGTGCAGAACACGACATTATTAATTTGGTAGGTGCAGAAAATGTGGAAGTTGTACATTTTGGAGAAGACAAAAGCAGAATTGAAGAAGCAGAAAAAGCAGGTGTAAAATCTGTTCCGGCTTTGGTTACGCCTAATGGAAATGTGCTTCACATCAACTTTGGAGCTTCAATGGAGGATGTAAAAGCGTAA
- a CDS encoding DUF2024 family protein, which produces MQVAVWDTYVTKKDGKVMHFDIIAPKEITSADVIYGYGKEYLKEKGQENQELSSKECSFCHVETVLPQWEAEISEKGYTIIEMENCN; this is translated from the coding sequence ATGCAAGTAGCAGTTTGGGACACTTACGTAACTAAAAAAGACGGGAAAGTAATGCATTTCGACATTATTGCACCGAAAGAAATTACCTCAGCAGACGTGATTTACGGCTACGGAAAAGAATATTTAAAAGAAAAAGGGCAGGAAAATCAGGAACTCAGTTCGAAAGAATGTAGTTTCTGTCACGTAGAAACCGTTCTGCCGCAATGGGAAGCCGAAATCAGCGAAAAAGGCTACACCATTATAGAAATGGAAAATTGTAATTGA
- a CDS encoding MarR family winged helix-turn-helix transcriptional regulator has product MNESDFNLKHQNQNAESKIVASLERISQAFRVLLWQESKEHALSPIQVQVLIFLLNHSDEKRKVSYLADEFNMTKATISETVKSLEQKNLITKEYEPHDTRSYIIHLTQKGKEIADKTSYFTQQIGAPIKNLDEESKENLLQSLFGVIEHLNKAKVITIQRMCSTCAYFERSEEGKEPFCKLLQKHLYSEDLRIDCPEHLMKV; this is encoded by the coding sequence ATGAACGAATCAGATTTTAACTTAAAGCATCAAAACCAGAACGCGGAAAGCAAAATTGTGGCTTCTTTAGAGAGAATTTCACAGGCTTTCCGTGTTTTGCTTTGGCAGGAAAGTAAGGAACATGCTTTAAGCCCGATTCAGGTGCAGGTTTTGATTTTTCTTCTGAATCACAGCGACGAAAAGAGGAAAGTGAGCTATCTGGCAGATGAATTTAATATGACAAAAGCCACGATCAGCGAAACCGTAAAATCACTTGAACAAAAAAATCTGATTACCAAAGAATATGAACCTCACGACACCCGAAGCTACATTATCCACCTGACGCAGAAAGGAAAGGAAATTGCTGATAAAACGTCGTATTTTACGCAACAAATTGGTGCTCCGATTAAAAATCTGGATGAAGAAAGTAAAGAAAATCTTCTTCAAAGTTTGTTTGGTGTCATCGAACATTTAAACAAAGCGAAAGTGATTACCATTCAGAGAATGTGTTCTACGTGTGCTTATTTTGAGCGTTCGGAAGAAGGAAAAGAGCCTTTCTGTAAGCTTTTACAAAAACATTTATATTCCGAAGATCTACGAATCGACTGTCCGGAACATCTTATGAAAGTTTAA
- a CDS encoding AAA family ATPase produces the protein MNLYDLIIQDKEQVTLNDVFLETKNKEQFVQLIKEHTYVKELQEFGLPVNNKVLLQGSSGCGKTMTAKAIANALGKNIIILNLSNIVSSRIGETSQNIKMIFDKASRERSVLFLDELDQIGKARGSDDKDVGEMRRLVNTLIQLIDYYPENALLLCATNHPEIIDTALLRRFQLKITYEMPSKEFLDTFYDNLLSKFPEDLNKIEQKYEISFAEAKDHALTLVKSNLIQKLEGNSIKI, from the coding sequence ATGAATCTGTACGACCTTATTATTCAGGATAAAGAACAAGTGACGCTCAATGATGTTTTCCTTGAAACAAAAAATAAGGAACAATTTGTGCAGCTCATTAAAGAACATACTTACGTCAAAGAACTGCAGGAATTCGGTCTTCCCGTGAACAATAAAGTGCTTCTGCAAGGAAGTTCCGGTTGCGGAAAAACCATGACTGCAAAGGCGATTGCAAATGCTTTGGGTAAAAATATTATTATTTTAAATTTAAGCAATATCGTTTCTTCGAGAATTGGTGAAACTTCACAAAATATCAAAATGATTTTTGATAAAGCTTCTCGTGAAAGATCAGTGCTTTTCCTTGATGAACTCGACCAAATCGGGAAAGCGAGAGGCAGCGATGACAAAGACGTTGGCGAAATGCGAAGACTGGTCAATACATTGATCCAGTTGATTGATTATTATCCTGAAAATGCACTTTTATTGTGCGCTACCAATCATCCTGAAATCATTGATACGGCTTTGTTGAGACGTTTTCAGCTGAAGATTACTTATGAAATGCCTTCGAAGGAATTTCTGGATACTTTTTATGATAATTTATTGTCGAAGTTCCCTGAAGATTTAAATAAAATTGAACAAAAATATGAGATTTCTTTTGCAGAAGCTAAGGATCATGCATTGACTTTGGTAAAATCTAATTTAATTCAAAAACTGGAAGGGAATTCCATTAAAATATGA
- a CDS encoding YggS family pyridoxal phosphate-dependent enzyme, whose translation MKDDILHNLEIINQRIKNACKKAGRNVDEVKLLLATKTISAERIKIALENGQTLIAENKVQELKEKYADLKDTRHENHFIGHLQTNKIKDILKYDVNCVQSIDRFDLAEKLHQRLLLEGKTMNVLIQVNTSNEESKFGIHPDFTIDLVKKVAELDTLKIKGLMTIGLFSAETEKVRACFKLLKNLQQEIILQNIPNVEMNELSMGMSGDLETAIEEGSTIVRVGTAVFGARIYPDSYYWDEEKN comes from the coding sequence ATGAAAGATGACATCCTCCACAATCTTGAAATCATCAACCAAAGAATAAAAAATGCTTGCAAAAAAGCAGGTCGAAATGTTGATGAAGTAAAATTATTACTGGCAACAAAAACCATTTCTGCTGAAAGAATTAAAATAGCTTTGGAAAACGGACAAACGTTAATTGCCGAAAATAAAGTTCAGGAGTTAAAGGAAAAATATGCCGATTTAAAAGATACTCGTCACGAAAATCATTTTATAGGACACCTTCAAACAAATAAAATCAAAGATATTTTAAAATATGATGTCAATTGCGTTCAGTCTATTGATCGATTTGATTTGGCTGAAAAACTTCATCAAAGACTTTTATTGGAAGGAAAAACAATGAATGTTTTAATTCAGGTGAATACTTCGAATGAGGAAAGTAAATTTGGAATTCATCCTGATTTTACGATTGATTTGGTAAAGAAAGTTGCTGAGTTAGACACATTGAAAATTAAAGGTTTAATGACGATTGGATTATTCAGTGCCGAGACCGAAAAAGTAAGAGCATGTTTTAAACTACTGAAAAATCTTCAACAGGAAATTATTCTACAAAATATCCCAAACGTAGAAATGAACGAGCTTTCGATGGGAATGAGTGGAGATCTGGAAACCGCGATTGAAGAAGGTTCTACAATTGTGAGAGTGGGAACGGCAGTTTTTGGAGCGAGAATCTATCCGGATTCTTATTATTGGGATGAGGAGAAAAATTGA
- a CDS encoding tetratricopeptide repeat protein produces the protein MKYSLCILGFTIIILFACQQSSDKTNPFQNDIVFKDKYGNTISKSELQNTTGKVKYEIMRNQNIDATAKKLHNEARELGQSGKYYLSIKKLEQAIKIQPDWAYPIYDLAYTYLLKGDFENALKFYKKTNELEPKGFFTAKTALYTLEGEQSGKFPKGLYMAYMQIEWTDDANKKLEIAKTLTEKVPDFAPAWKELANLLNDNTEKLNSIEQGLSKNPDADTKGILEINKAIILSNSGKIEEAKNILGGIISSPYSTISNIELAKFTLKSVSEK, from the coding sequence ATGAAATACTCTTTGTGCATATTAGGATTTACGATCATAATTTTATTTGCTTGTCAACAAAGCTCAGATAAAACAAATCCTTTCCAAAATGATATTGTTTTCAAAGACAAATATGGAAATACCATTTCAAAAAGTGAATTACAAAATACAACAGGAAAAGTAAAATATGAAATCATGAGAAATCAAAATATAGATGCAACCGCAAAAAAACTACACAATGAAGCTCGAGAACTGGGACAATCTGGAAAGTACTATTTATCAATCAAAAAGCTTGAGCAAGCTATAAAAATTCAGCCAGATTGGGCTTATCCAATTTATGATTTGGCTTACACTTATTTGTTGAAAGGTGATTTTGAGAATGCTTTAAAGTTTTATAAAAAAACTAACGAACTTGAACCAAAAGGATTTTTCACCGCGAAAACGGCTTTGTATACTTTGGAAGGAGAACAATCGGGAAAATTCCCCAAAGGTTTGTATATGGCTTATATGCAAATTGAATGGACAGACGATGCAAATAAAAAACTTGAAATCGCAAAAACTTTAACTGAAAAAGTCCCGGATTTTGCTCCTGCGTGGAAAGAACTTGCTAATCTTCTCAATGATAATACAGAAAAACTTAATTCTATTGAACAAGGACTTTCAAAAAATCCTGACGCTGATACCAAAGGAATTTTGGAAATAAATAAAGCCATCATACTGAGCAACAGCGGAAAAATAGAAGAAGCTAAAAATATTTTAGGTGGTATTATCTCCTCACCTTATTCAACGATAAGTAATATTGAGTTAGCAAAATTCACATTAAAATCAGTTTCAGAAAAATAG